In Gemmatimonadaceae bacterium, one genomic interval encodes:
- a CDS encoding lipoate--protein ligase: protein MRFLDNGGTTDATLNLALEEYALLTLDLSDSYLLFYVNRPSIIIGKHQNTIEEIDADFVDQHDITVVRRISGGGAVYHDLGNLSFSFITRYTPQRFNNYAEFTGPVVEALRELGVAAERTGRNDIVVEGRKVSGNAQVVRGDRMFSHGTLLLDSNLDDVTRALKPKPGKVESKGIQSVRSRVANIREFLGAPLPMADFRAALLAHLFPGGGPVPTHEFSPDDRARVEELANAKYRSWDWNYGESPPFNLQRTRRFPSGEVDIRLFVDDGFIKTAKFFGDFFSSREIADLERCLTGVRYRRDDLAAALGRCEAGTFVSGVSETELLSLLY from the coding sequence ATGCGGTTTCTCGACAACGGCGGCACGACCGATGCGACGCTCAATTTGGCGCTCGAAGAGTACGCGCTGCTCACCCTCGACCTCTCGGACAGCTACCTGCTGTTCTACGTCAATCGGCCGTCGATCATCATCGGCAAGCACCAGAATACCATCGAAGAGATCGACGCCGATTTCGTGGACCAGCACGACATCACGGTGGTGCGCCGCATTTCCGGCGGCGGCGCCGTGTACCACGATCTTGGCAACCTCAGCTTCAGCTTCATCACGCGCTACACCCCGCAGCGATTCAACAACTACGCCGAGTTCACCGGTCCGGTCGTCGAGGCCCTGCGCGAGTTAGGCGTGGCGGCGGAGCGCACCGGCCGGAACGACATCGTCGTGGAAGGGCGCAAGGTATCGGGCAACGCGCAGGTGGTGCGGGGCGACCGCATGTTCAGCCATGGGACGCTGCTGCTCGACTCGAACCTCGACGACGTCACGCGCGCGCTCAAGCCCAAGCCCGGCAAGGTGGAGTCCAAGGGCATTCAGTCGGTGCGGAGCAGGGTCGCGAACATCCGCGAGTTTCTCGGGGCGCCGCTGCCGATGGCCGATTTTCGGGCCGCGCTGCTCGCGCACCTGTTCCCCGGCGGCGGTCCTGTGCCGACCCACGAATTCTCGCCCGACGATCGCGCGCGCGTCGAAGAGCTGGCCAACGCGAAGTACCGGAGCTGGGACTGGAACTACGGCGAGTCGCCGCCCTTCAACCTGCAGCGGACACGTCGCTTTCCGAGCGGGGAAGTCGACATCCGCCTGTTCGTCGACGACGGGTTCATCAAGACGGCGAAATTCTTCGGCGATTTCTTCTCGAGCCGCGAGATCGCCGATCTCGAGCGCTGTCTAACTGGCGTCCGCTATCGCCGCGACGACCTCGCCGCGGCGCTGGGGCGGTGCGAGGCGGGCACCTTCGTGAGCGGCGTTTCCGAGACGGAGCTGCTCTCGCTACTGTATTGA
- the hemQ gene encoding hydrogen peroxide-dependent heme synthase — MNYAPETLEGWYALHQIYRVPASLSADVAARDGMSRALADLACPAEGGWTAAASLVGSRADVMLVHFRPTLDDIGRVQRRLGSEAVVERSSLVYSFLSVTEAGLYHLSARLAKEAEERGGAVGDDAYRDALAQRSAAELATAHVRRRLYPQRMPEMPYVCFYPMSKRRQPGQNWYELSLEERSRLMTAHGMVGRRYAGRVVQVITGAIGLDAWEWGVTLFARDPLDFKKLVTDMRFDETSARYAEFGEFFVGRLTADGEWPA, encoded by the coding sequence GTGAATTACGCGCCCGAAACGCTCGAGGGCTGGTACGCCCTTCATCAGATCTACCGGGTGCCGGCGTCGCTGAGCGCGGACGTGGCGGCCCGGGACGGCATGTCGCGCGCGCTGGCCGACTTGGCGTGTCCGGCCGAGGGCGGCTGGACGGCGGCCGCATCGCTCGTTGGCTCGCGCGCCGACGTGATGCTCGTCCACTTCCGGCCGACCCTCGATGACATCGGCCGGGTGCAGCGCCGGTTAGGCAGCGAGGCGGTCGTCGAGCGGTCGAGCCTGGTCTACTCCTTCTTGAGTGTGACCGAGGCGGGGCTCTACCACCTGTCGGCCCGCCTGGCCAAGGAAGCAGAAGAGCGGGGCGGTGCGGTGGGCGACGACGCGTACCGCGACGCTCTCGCCCAACGATCGGCAGCCGAACTTGCGACTGCACACGTGCGGCGGCGGCTGTATCCACAACGCATGCCCGAGATGCCGTACGTCTGCTTCTATCCCATGTCGAAACGCAGGCAGCCGGGTCAGAATTGGTACGAGCTATCGCTCGAGGAGCGCAGCCGGCTCATGACGGCACACGGGATGGTCGGGCGCCGGTACGCGGGCCGGGTGGTGCAGGTCATCACGGGCGCGATCGGCCTCGACGCGTGGGAGTGGGGCGTCACGCTGTTTGCGCGCGACCCGCTCGACTTCAAGAAGCTCGTCACCGACATGCGCTTCGACGAGACGTCCGCGCGCTACGCGGAGTTCGGCGAGTTTTTCGTCGGCCGGTTGACCGCCGACGGCGAGTGGCCCGCCTAA
- a CDS encoding DUF4173 domain-containing protein has protein sequence MPSAAGRPGPTPGVAALARTASIIWPPATLVAALGTWTCFDATPGLNWALWTYAAALGLAWVVHRARGRIGLPVGVALAVACALASCMAVTADFDFAPIIMMGVAVLLALGVALAEGVPLRSIGPIAFVVTPVAGAARSIREAALRLAELASLPGSGSERAQARVRGVLLAIPVVGALALLLSGADPVLARLRDELIALGKDGMLVPRLVFFLGLGALTVGAYGISIRRSSNPPARAAESRRGLGETERFVVLASVAALFALFLGLQVSYFFGNVAGLAGSGVTYAEYARKGFGEITVAATVATLLIVFLDHHAARSDAEARTRVAGLVLIFLVQLLLDSAYHRVVLYESAYGYTAARLYARVYMIIVSLALMALGIETWTSIDAKRLARRVALMGAAAVIGLCLWNHEAWIARKNIDAYTATRFSRLDTQYLLGLSPNAVPEIVSALPRLPQADRDSLYSGLVATYRGRLPSRTHWYEWNLRAAAAARALGSIGITTEHVRPSAPKKKLSRWAR, from the coding sequence ATGCCGTCTGCTGCCGGCCGGCCCGGGCCGACCCCCGGTGTCGCCGCCCTCGCGCGCACCGCATCGATCATCTGGCCGCCGGCCACGCTCGTCGCTGCGTTAGGCACGTGGACGTGCTTCGACGCGACGCCCGGGCTCAACTGGGCGCTCTGGACGTATGCGGCGGCGCTCGGGCTGGCCTGGGTGGTGCATCGCGCGCGCGGGCGCATCGGCCTGCCGGTCGGCGTCGCGCTCGCGGTTGCGTGCGCGCTTGCGTCCTGCATGGCGGTGACCGCCGATTTCGACTTTGCTCCCATCATCATGATGGGCGTTGCCGTGCTGCTCGCCCTCGGCGTCGCGCTCGCCGAAGGGGTGCCGCTCCGATCGATCGGCCCCATCGCGTTTGTCGTGACGCCGGTCGCCGGCGCCGCCCGTTCGATTCGCGAGGCCGCGCTCAGGCTCGCCGAGCTCGCGAGTCTACCCGGATCGGGAAGCGAACGGGCCCAGGCGCGCGTGCGCGGCGTCTTGTTGGCGATTCCGGTGGTCGGCGCGCTCGCACTGCTGCTCTCCGGCGCCGACCCGGTGCTGGCTCGATTGCGCGACGAGCTCATCGCGTTAGGCAAAGACGGCATGCTCGTTCCGCGGCTCGTGTTCTTCCTGGGCCTGGGAGCGCTCACCGTGGGCGCGTACGGGATTTCCATCCGCCGCTCGAGCAACCCGCCCGCGCGGGCCGCCGAATCGCGCCGCGGTCTGGGAGAGACCGAGCGATTCGTCGTGCTCGCATCGGTGGCCGCGCTGTTCGCGCTCTTCCTCGGACTGCAGGTTTCGTACTTCTTCGGCAACGTTGCCGGCTTGGCCGGTAGCGGCGTGACCTACGCCGAATATGCGCGCAAGGGCTTCGGCGAGATCACCGTTGCCGCGACCGTGGCGACCCTCCTGATCGTGTTCCTCGATCACCACGCGGCACGGAGCGACGCCGAAGCGAGAACGCGCGTGGCGGGCCTCGTGCTGATTTTTCTCGTGCAGCTCCTGCTCGACTCCGCGTACCATCGCGTCGTCTTGTACGAATCAGCCTACGGCTACACGGCGGCGCGCTTGTACGCCCGCGTGTACATGATCATCGTGTCGCTCGCGTTGATGGCGCTGGGCATCGAGACCTGGACCTCGATCGACGCGAAGCGGTTGGCGCGCCGGGTCGCGTTGATGGGTGCCGCCGCGGTGATCGGGCTCTGCCTCTGGAACCACGAGGCCTGGATCGCGCGCAAGAACATCGACGCATACACGGCAACCAGATTCTCCCGACTCGATACCCAGTACCTGTTGGGTCTGTCGCCGAACGCGGTTCCGGAAATTGTGAGCGCCTTGCCGCGGTTGCCCCAAGCGGATCGCGATTCGCTGTATAGCGGTCTCGTGGCCACTTACCGCGGACGCCTGCCGTCCCGCACACACTGGTACGAGTGGAATTTGCGTGCGGCTGCCGCAGCGCGCGCGCTGGGCTCGATCGGCATCACGACTGAGCACGTGCGTCCGAGCGCACCGAAAAAAAAATTGAGTCGCTGGGCGCGGTAG
- a CDS encoding di-trans,poly-cis-decaprenylcistransferase: MITSIPPGLHVAVIMDGNGRWAVARGLPRAAGHRRGAETVRTIVEAAPDLGIRTLTLYAFSSDNWRRPEREVSALMRLFRTYLRAETKRLLANGVRLTVIGRRDRLEIPVRSAIEAAEAATAGGTTVHLRLAIDYSSRDAIAAAATRAARASGGCFTSESLSAALGEAYGPDASDVDLLIRTGGERRLSDFLLWECAYAELWFSDIMWPAFSAADLAGAVADFHRRERRFGGLVAQPVEAPAARAV, from the coding sequence TTGATCACATCCATCCCGCCCGGCCTCCACGTCGCCGTCATCATGGACGGCAACGGTCGGTGGGCCGTCGCCCGCGGACTGCCGCGAGCCGCCGGCCACCGGCGCGGCGCGGAAACCGTCCGCACCATCGTCGAGGCCGCACCGGATTTGGGCATCCGCACGCTCACGCTCTATGCGTTCAGCTCCGACAACTGGCGGCGGCCCGAGCGCGAGGTGAGCGCGCTCATGCGACTGTTCCGCACCTACCTGCGCGCGGAGACCAAGCGCCTCCTGGCCAACGGCGTTAGGCTGACGGTGATCGGCCGGCGCGACCGCCTCGAGATCCCGGTGCGCAGCGCCATCGAGGCGGCCGAAGCCGCGACCGCGGGCGGCACGACGGTGCACTTGCGGCTGGCGATCGATTACTCCTCCCGCGACGCGATCGCCGCGGCCGCGACCCGAGCGGCGCGCGCGTCCGGCGGCTGCTTCACGAGCGAGTCGCTGTCCGCTGCGTTAGGCGAGGCCTACGGCCCCGACGCGTCCGACGTCGACTTGCTGATTCGTACCGGCGGCGAGCGCCGCTTGAGCGACTTCCTGCTCTGGGAGTGCGCCTACGCCGAGCTCTGGTTCAGCGACATCATGTGGCCCGCGTTCTCGGCCGCCGATCTTGCCGGCGCGGTCGCCGACTTTCACCGCCGGGAGCGCCGGTTCGGCGGCCTCGTGGCCCAACCCGTCGAGGCGCCCGCAGCGCGGGCGGTGTGA
- a CDS encoding transcriptional regulator, with the protein MADSNTARHRRPEQGGEASRGGRSLGAVRPDAPAGSAESRVLDSLIHHRMRLGIVSALAAEESLTFNELKALLRTTDGNLSVHARKLEDAQYVTVTKRFEDRRPRTDYRLTAAGRKALQRYLDHMEALIRATRDTLER; encoded by the coding sequence GTGGCTGATTCCAACACGGCTCGGCATCGCCGGCCCGAGCAGGGCGGGGAGGCGTCGCGCGGCGGTCGTTCGTTAGGCGCCGTGCGCCCCGACGCGCCCGCCGGCTCGGCCGAATCGCGCGTGCTCGACTCGCTCATCCATCACCGCATGCGGTTGGGCATCGTGAGCGCGCTGGCGGCCGAAGAGTCGCTCACGTTCAACGAGCTCAAGGCGCTGCTCCGCACGACGGATGGCAACCTGAGCGTCCATGCGCGCAAGCTCGAGGACGCGCAGTACGTGACCGTCACCAAGCGGTTCGAGGACCGGCGCCCGCGCACGGACTACCGGCTCACCGCGGCCGGCCGCAAGGCGTTGCAGCGGTACCTGGACCACATGGAAGCGCTCATCCGGGCGACGCGCGATACGCTGGAGCGCTGA
- a CDS encoding response regulator transcription factor, with product MTMVLVIEEDRTASDWLVRTLETGGHLVEAAASVETAMDRVRSFPRADLVVVDLALPRTSGFQFLRDLRDERDEVPVLALSTEWREADRVQAFRLGADQEAVCPIGAPELLARVDRLIERTRARRPSQHSAQTFRVTFRFGDVEVNAATREVRRSGSPVQLAPLELELLLALIRRDGAAAARVELLKEVWGYESDVVSRTLDTHVANLRGKLERDPAVPRHILTVRKTGYRLQA from the coding sequence ATGACGATGGTGCTCGTGATCGAAGAAGATCGGACAGCATCCGATTGGCTCGTGAGGACGTTGGAGACCGGAGGGCACCTCGTCGAGGCAGCCGCCAGTGTCGAAACCGCTATGGATCGCGTGCGCTCGTTTCCGCGCGCGGATCTGGTGGTGGTCGATCTGGCCCTTCCGCGCACGTCGGGCTTTCAGTTCCTTCGCGATCTGCGGGACGAACGCGACGAGGTTCCCGTGCTCGCGTTGAGCACGGAGTGGCGCGAGGCGGATCGAGTCCAGGCGTTTCGGTTAGGCGCCGACCAGGAGGCGGTGTGCCCAATCGGGGCGCCCGAGCTCCTGGCGCGCGTGGATCGACTCATCGAGCGCACCCGCGCGCGGCGGCCGAGTCAGCACAGCGCCCAGACCTTCCGCGTGACCTTCCGTTTTGGCGACGTCGAGGTGAACGCCGCGACGCGCGAGGTGCGGCGTTCCGGCTCGCCGGTGCAGTTGGCTCCCCTCGAGTTGGAGTTGTTGCTGGCGCTCATTCGGCGCGACGGAGCAGCGGCCGCGCGTGTGGAGCTGCTCAAGGAAGTGTGGGGCTACGAGTCGGACGTGGTGAGTCGCACGCTCGACACCCACGTGGCGAATCTGCGCGGGAAACTCGAGCGCGATCCCGCGGTCCCCCGGCATATTTTGACGGTGCGCAAGACCGGGTACCGCCTGCAGGCCTGA
- a CDS encoding Plug domain-containing protein, translating into MRGSVCCSAAVFAATALAFACAGHAPPKTRAGPARSDVQSAGDAIILSGNILSQQSRSLLTLLKARIPSVQIVDDQPCPDVYLRGRATIVTPSNPAIYVDGQRATNTCILDMVNALDIDRVEIYPSGEPRGYLSDPYGVILIFLRTVD; encoded by the coding sequence ATGCGAGGCTCGGTGTGCTGCAGCGCGGCGGTCTTCGCCGCGACGGCTCTGGCGTTCGCCTGCGCGGGCCACGCGCCGCCGAAGACGCGCGCCGGGCCTGCGCGGTCTGATGTGCAGAGCGCCGGCGACGCGATCATTTTGAGCGGCAACATCCTGAGTCAGCAGAGCCGGTCGTTGCTGACGCTCCTGAAGGCGCGCATTCCTTCAGTTCAGATCGTGGACGATCAGCCTTGCCCGGACGTGTATCTCCGCGGCCGCGCCACGATCGTCACCCCATCGAATCCCGCGATCTACGTGGACGGGCAGCGTGCCACGAACACGTGCATCCTCGACATGGTGAACGCCCTGGACATCGATCGCGTAGAGATCTATCCGTCCGGTGAGCCACGAGGCTATCTGAGCGATCCCTACGGCGTGATCCTGATCTTTCTTCGCACGGTGGACTAA
- a CDS encoding SusD/RagB family nutrient-binding outer membrane lipoprotein: MKTHIVSLVGGLALAVGTLACDNSSLPTINTNPNNPIDAPAGPVFTNAVVTGAHWVGNGRDLRSTEWITQHLAEAQYPQEDQYSRLQGPDTYTWFDAAYYQELQDLRKVIQKGEAEQNPKIWGPATVMQIWVFEYMTDLWGDIPYSQALGLDSIGGTLTPAYDKQQDIYASFFTRLTAAVQAMETPSDSSSLGTADPLYGGDVTKWVKFANSLRMRLAMRIVNVDPADANTQLAAALADPGGVFTSNNDNAQISWPGDGQFDNPWADNFETRDDHRMSQTLMNAMLANDDPRIPIYAQPVQDSSLFPGGYGGMPNGLSQAAAGAYLNTASRPGVIFYPGATSYGTYGDGSGLKYPSKLMTYAEVMFIEAEAAERSMGGLTPAQAATDYYAAIQASMDQWGVTDQAAVVTFLGKPGVAYTPGTPGLDEIAVQKWIALYGDGTQAWAEWRRTCQPVTLHAGPAAIVNFIPRRFEYSQTEYTTNAANVQAALTDMGGPDDFATRMWWDSNPTAAPTHTSSCNEPTGP; encoded by the coding sequence ATGAAAACGCACATCGTCTCGCTCGTGGGTGGCCTCGCACTGGCGGTTGGTACGCTGGCCTGCGATAACAGCAGCTTGCCCACGATCAACACAAACCCGAACAACCCGATCGACGCACCAGCGGGTCCCGTGTTCACGAATGCCGTCGTCACCGGGGCACACTGGGTGGGGAACGGACGCGATCTCCGCTCGACGGAGTGGATCACCCAGCATCTCGCGGAAGCACAATACCCGCAGGAAGACCAGTACTCCCGCTTGCAGGGGCCGGACACCTACACGTGGTTTGACGCCGCCTACTATCAGGAGCTTCAAGATCTCCGCAAGGTGATCCAGAAAGGAGAAGCCGAGCAGAATCCAAAGATCTGGGGACCGGCGACGGTCATGCAGATCTGGGTCTTCGAGTACATGACCGACCTCTGGGGAGACATCCCGTACTCGCAAGCGCTCGGTCTCGACTCCATCGGCGGCACGCTCACGCCCGCCTACGACAAACAACAGGACATCTATGCATCGTTCTTTACGCGCCTTACGGCGGCTGTCCAGGCCATGGAAACGCCGAGCGATTCCTCGAGCCTCGGGACGGCGGACCCGTTGTACGGTGGAGATGTCACGAAATGGGTGAAGTTCGCAAACTCACTTCGCATGCGGCTGGCGATGCGGATCGTGAACGTCGATCCGGCCGACGCCAACACGCAGCTCGCGGCGGCGCTCGCTGATCCGGGCGGCGTCTTCACGAGCAACAACGACAACGCACAAATCTCGTGGCCCGGCGATGGTCAGTTCGACAATCCGTGGGCAGACAACTTCGAGACCCGCGACGACCACCGGATGTCGCAGACGCTCATGAACGCGATGTTGGCGAACGACGATCCGCGCATTCCCATCTATGCGCAGCCGGTCCAGGATTCGTCGCTCTTCCCCGGCGGCTACGGCGGGATGCCTAACGGTCTGTCGCAGGCGGCGGCGGGCGCGTATCTCAATACGGCGTCGCGCCCGGGCGTCATCTTCTATCCTGGGGCCACCTCCTATGGCACCTACGGCGACGGCTCCGGCCTCAAGTATCCGTCGAAGCTGATGACGTACGCCGAGGTGATGTTCATCGAGGCCGAAGCCGCCGAACGAAGCATGGGTGGACTGACCCCTGCGCAGGCGGCGACTGACTACTACGCCGCCATCCAGGCATCGATGGATCAGTGGGGTGTCACCGACCAGGCGGCGGTCGTGACGTTCCTCGGCAAACCAGGCGTGGCGTATACGCCGGGCACGCCGGGCCTCGATGAAATTGCCGTACAGAAGTGGATCGCACTCTACGGTGACGGCACGCAAGCCTGGGCTGAATGGCGCCGCACCTGTCAGCCAGTGACGCTGCACGCGGGCCCAGCGGCGATCGTCAACTTCATTCCCCGACGCTTCGAATATTCACAGACGGAATACACGACAAACGCCGCCAATGTGCAGGCTGCATTGACGGACATGGGCGGCCCGGATGACTTTGCGACGCGAATGTGGTGGGACTCGAATCCGACCGCAGCGCCGACGCATACGTCCAGCTGCAACGAGCCGACCGGCCCGTGA
- a CDS encoding SusC/RagA family TonB-linked outer membrane protein codes for MDRGLRQASRLALALVLAPAVLAAQDVVQGHVRGEGGTPLANATVVIQGTRLGTIAGDDGQFHINLPSGEVGQTVTIAARLIGYREHATSVKLSAGTNVVDFTLEAAPVQLQGMVVVAEGQEKQKSQLGTSTQSVSADQLNTAHTDNFLNQLGAKVSGVEITSPGTQGGSVDIRIRGSNSITGDNNPLFVVDGIPIRNRNRGSYFNQGGADANGGWDYGSTISDINQDDIASITVLKGPNAAALYGAEAANGAVIITTKHGANSDGKIETRLTTSYSFDKVGILPDFQNEYGQGSAGQFSYYDGEGHGIADGDDQSYGPRLNGQPIDQFTGPGQPWIAHPNNVASFFNTGGTTDIDLSVSGGTNAANARMAVGVQNVDGVVPNNFLHKWTSSLAGNLKIGNKLTTNASLEFLRNNGLNRPGVGYNAGILEGLDVWFGRQVDMAALKANYNKFDAFGNRYNWNTNYHSNPYFLQYDNPQSDTRNQYIGSVSATYQITDWLSATGRAGGNIFNTTNSQDIASQNTSWAGAGFAKLGYAGAFTLYNDNQTDYTTTALLNATKQLTSRLQVDGLLAAAENKQSFADNQQQTLGISVPGIYNVSNAAIAPTLDQYAEKLQTNSVFGSASFTWDQWWTVEGTARNDWSSTLPANKNSYFYPSVNTSVILTNAIPSLKSNVLSYVKLRGAIAKVGSSAQPYSLATTFNGQSTKFAGQQLYSLADALANPDLKPEITRSDEVGAEIGLFGDRASIDMSYYDKATSNQIIAVPVSPTTGYQEKWINAGKITNKGFEALLNLTPVRTHAGTFEWNTTFSFAMNRSRVDALSPGIETIVLGSSWALNVEARKGQPYGALYGYTELRDSATGQLLLSGGLPQIGPQKVLGTVQPDWTGGWNNEFRIKNVTLSALLDIHEGGSIFSVTNFFGVETGVLASTLHGREKDWNDPGLVIKGIDQATGQPNTTVVTTEEYEQSLFEIHQPFVYKDSYIKLREVRAGIDVPRSLTGMMHVSQLNIAVFGRNLWTDTKVPNIDPEFAMQAGNFQGVEFAALPNVKSIGISLQVTP; via the coding sequence ATGGACCGAGGACTTCGTCAAGCATCGCGACTCGCACTCGCGCTCGTTCTGGCGCCCGCCGTGCTCGCGGCCCAGGACGTCGTGCAAGGCCACGTTCGCGGCGAGGGCGGAACCCCGCTGGCCAACGCCACCGTCGTCATCCAGGGCACGAGGCTGGGCACCATCGCTGGTGACGACGGCCAGTTTCACATCAACCTGCCCAGCGGTGAGGTCGGCCAAACGGTCACCATCGCCGCACGCCTCATCGGCTATCGCGAGCACGCCACGAGTGTGAAGCTCTCTGCAGGCACCAACGTCGTGGACTTCACGCTCGAAGCGGCGCCGGTCCAGCTGCAGGGAATGGTGGTCGTCGCCGAGGGACAGGAGAAGCAGAAGAGCCAACTCGGCACCTCCACGCAATCGGTGAGTGCCGACCAATTGAACACCGCCCACACGGACAACTTCCTCAATCAGTTGGGCGCCAAGGTCTCCGGTGTCGAGATCACCTCGCCGGGCACGCAGGGCGGCTCGGTCGACATCCGCATTCGTGGGTCGAACTCGATCACCGGTGATAACAATCCGCTATTCGTCGTCGATGGAATTCCGATTCGGAATCGGAACCGCGGCAGTTATTTCAATCAAGGCGGTGCGGACGCCAATGGCGGATGGGACTACGGCAGTACGATCAGCGACATCAATCAGGACGACATCGCGTCGATCACCGTTTTGAAGGGACCGAATGCGGCAGCGTTGTACGGCGCCGAGGCGGCCAACGGCGCCGTCATCATCACGACCAAGCACGGCGCCAACAGCGACGGTAAGATTGAAACGCGCCTGACGACGAGCTACTCGTTTGACAAAGTCGGCATTCTCCCCGACTTCCAAAACGAGTACGGACAGGGCTCCGCCGGGCAGTTCAGCTACTATGACGGAGAGGGCCACGGCATCGCGGACGGAGATGACCAGAGCTACGGTCCACGGCTCAATGGCCAGCCCATCGATCAGTTCACCGGGCCGGGCCAGCCGTGGATCGCGCATCCGAATAACGTCGCCTCGTTCTTCAACACCGGCGGCACCACCGACATCGACTTGTCGGTGAGCGGTGGCACCAACGCCGCGAACGCACGCATGGCGGTCGGAGTGCAGAACGTCGACGGCGTCGTGCCGAACAACTTCTTGCACAAGTGGACGAGCTCTCTCGCCGGCAATCTCAAGATCGGCAACAAGCTCACCACGAATGCCAGCCTCGAGTTCCTGCGCAACAATGGACTCAATCGACCCGGCGTCGGCTACAACGCCGGCATTCTCGAAGGGCTCGACGTGTGGTTCGGTCGCCAAGTGGACATGGCGGCGCTCAAGGCCAACTACAACAAGTTCGACGCATTCGGCAATCGCTACAACTGGAACACCAACTATCACAGCAACCCGTACTTCCTGCAGTACGACAATCCGCAGTCCGATACGCGCAACCAGTACATCGGATCGGTGAGCGCGACGTATCAGATCACCGACTGGCTGTCGGCAACGGGGCGCGCGGGCGGCAACATCTTCAACACCACCAACTCCCAGGACATCGCGTCGCAGAATACGAGTTGGGCCGGGGCCGGATTCGCCAAGTTGGGCTATGCGGGCGCATTCACGCTCTACAACGACAACCAGACTGATTACACGACCACGGCGCTGCTCAATGCCACCAAGCAGCTCACGAGCCGGCTGCAGGTCGATGGCCTCCTCGCTGCCGCGGAGAACAAGCAGTCCTTCGCCGACAATCAACAGCAGACGTTAGGCATTTCTGTTCCGGGCATCTACAACGTGAGCAACGCGGCCATCGCGCCGACGCTCGACCAGTACGCCGAAAAGCTGCAGACGAACAGCGTGTTCGGGTCGGCGTCGTTCACGTGGGATCAGTGGTGGACCGTCGAAGGCACGGCGCGCAACGACTGGTCGTCGACGCTGCCGGCGAACAAGAATTCGTATTTCTACCCGTCCGTGAACACCTCGGTCATCCTGACGAACGCGATCCCGTCGCTCAAATCGAACGTGCTCTCCTACGTCAAACTGCGCGGCGCGATCGCCAAGGTCGGCAGCAGCGCGCAGCCCTACTCGCTGGCCACGACGTTCAACGGGCAATCGACGAAATTTGCGGGGCAGCAGCTGTACTCGCTCGCCGATGCACTGGCCAATCCCGATCTGAAGCCGGAAATCACGCGGTCCGACGAAGTCGGCGCCGAGATCGGTCTGTTCGGCGACCGCGCGAGCATCGACATGTCCTACTACGACAAGGCGACGTCGAACCAGATCATCGCGGTGCCGGTATCGCCGACCACCGGCTACCAGGAGAAATGGATCAACGCCGGCAAAATCACGAACAAAGGATTCGAAGCGCTGCTCAACCTTACGCCGGTGCGCACCCACGCCGGCACGTTCGAGTGGAACACGACCTTCAGTTTCGCGATGAATCGCAGCAGGGTCGACGCGCTGTCTCCAGGCATCGAGACGATCGTGCTCGGAAGCTCGTGGGCGTTGAACGTCGAAGCACGAAAGGGTCAACCCTACGGCGCACTGTACGGATACACCGAGCTGCGTGACAGTGCCACCGGGCAACTGCTGCTTTCTGGCGGCCTGCCGCAGATCGGGCCGCAAAAGGTACTGGGTACGGTGCAGCCCGACTGGACCGGCGGGTGGAACAACGAATTCCGCATCAAGAACGTGACGCTCTCCGCCTTACTCGACATCCATGAGGGCGGATCGATCTTCAGCGTCACGAACTTTTTCGGCGTGGAAACCGGCGTGCTCGCCTCGACCCTGCACGGCCGCGAAAAGGACTGGAACGATCCTGGGCTGGTGATCAAGGGCATCGACCAAGCCACGGGACAGCCTAACACGACGGTCGTCACGACCGAGGAATACGAGCAGAGTTTGTTCGAGATTCACCAGCCGTTCGTGTACAAGGACAGCTACATCAAGCTCCGCGAGGTGCGTGCTGGCATCGATGTGCCGCGCTCGCTGACCGGCATGATGCACGTATCGCAACTGAACATCGCCGTCTTCGGCCGCAACCTCTGGACCGATACCAAAGTGCCGAACATCGATCCGGAGTTTGCCATGCAGGCCGGCAATTTCCAGGGTGTTGAATTCGCCGCGCTGCCTAACGTGAAGTCGATCGGTATCTCGCTCCAGGTCACGCCCTAA